Genomic segment of Mercurialis annua linkage group LG6, ddMerAnnu1.2, whole genome shotgun sequence:
ACttattttccggacaggtaaaaagtgacaaGGGAcggaagcgtccaatgatgatctCCAGTGAAATTCGTTCGGATGACGAGCTATCAGTTCGTTTGTttgaatctaagcaggcgtgaTCAGTACACAACTGCGAACTTGAGAGATTAAAACGTTATTAGCCGTAAATAgtctataaaaatccaaagagattatAGTCTAAGTCTAAGAATTTGGACTAATTATCTTAAacgtttatgggccaatttgcaagtttgaaacctttttaacactttcgagcaccaaaaataacttttaaccATATTTTACTTAGCCTGCAAGATAaaatccgaatttaattaaataaatagtagTATAGTTTAATTCTAATACTAACAGGTCTATCATTACTCTCTCTCACCCTACTTGGTTATCTACAACTATGGAAACCTAATCTGAATAGAATTCAACTACAAGCTAACCCTAAGCTACTCCTAAccactataaatagaccccCTAGACAGCCTAGCTATAGGTTAGCAAACTGATCACCAGAAAATAAACACAAACCCTAGGAAAACTCTAGTGTTGGCCGAACCCTACAAGCGCACACACACATACCAAATTAGTCAATTCCAGTCTAGAAAACAAGCTGAAACGCTTTAAACACTCAAGAACACAGTGTTGTGCATTGATTCAAAACTGGATTCGACATTCGGATCACCAGAAAACGAGACAGTGACTCAGAATGGTACTTATGTGGACTCATAACTCTCTTATCgctttatttattacttttatgcTATAATTGCTAATTTGTATATGTTAGGATATCATAATTGTTGAAATTGCCATAAACTTCCATAATTGCTATTTTTAGAAATATGTATTAGGCTGTTTTAAACATCATATCTAGATTTCATTGGATTCCGGTGCTTAGACTGCATACTAGGTGTGTTTTATGTTTCTTTTGCAATAAACATGTTCTTTGTCAAATTTGCTTtgattaatcataaaaaatatgTCATTTAGCAGATTTAGGATGTTTTAGAACTTGTATATCGCTTCTAGTGCATGTATAGATGCTGTCATATTCAATTTTATGTGTTTCAGAGTGATTTCTCATGAATTCCCGAGCCAAAAGACGGACAGCCGCCTTGTCGTCGAACCACCACTGCCTACAGACTACTGCCACAGGAAGTATCGAGTGGCACCGCCTCCACTCCCAGTGGTGCCGAGATCATCATTCCCCTTTGACCTAGATTTGACTCCCAGATCATCCGGACTCCAGCTTGACCTAATCTTCATATTTCCGGGTTTGTTTGAACTCAAAATTGGGCCCCGTTTGAGCCCACACGTACGACATTAGCTTTAGAATTATATTATCTGATGTAATGGGCAAACCCAATTTATTTCAAGCCTTGAAGCCTACAATTGTAATCTGTCAAGCCAACCGGGCCCATAATTGATAAAACCAGCCACTTCCAAAAGGGATTCCGGGTTCGTTTGGACTCGTAATCGACCTCGAATTAAACCTGTAGTTTGTATCAACGAGAGAAATAACTTCTGTGTTTTGACCGAGTTCCAATTCTGGTCACCTCGATAGTCAAATCGCATCGAGTTCCAGAAACTTCTAGTCAAAAGTATCTTAAACCTTGTATGTTTATCACCTGCCTTTTGTGTATGttgaaactgtttaaaacaATTTCCAAAAGCATGTCAATTCAATCATTAACAGGCTAGGGACTAACCACGTTAATTTagtaatcaaaatcaatcaaatccaGCAAATCATATAGACATCTTAAAATTGCCATAAAAATGTAAATAGAGGTTGTATAGGTTATTCAAGATggctaaataataataacaatcaCACCTAGaaatccggttttaggctttgtggaTGTAAAACGATCCAGACCAGTCATTACCTAATACATGATATAAACCTCCAAGGTTAGATGCCTAGGAGTATTTGCTACCTGCATCATATGCCAGagtcgagtcatatgcgcgtcctAAATTGGGTCCTTTACCGCTTTCATATGTGTTTAAATTTCCACAATTTATACCGTGAACtgaatgttgagatgagatgTAATACGAATATGTTTAGTAGATAATAACATAACTGATAAGCCAAGTATACATGTTTTGGTAAAATGTCTATGAACCCGGTCTTTCGGTCCGGCGTACGATACTCTCACCCATAAGAGAGCGAGGTTATCCAGTCGGTAGAAAAGGAATTCCTTGCTGAGCTAGGGGGCGACTCCATATTTTCtcaaacctttccagaataGAGGTTTGCCATAAGCCTGGGCGAGCTTCTTTTGAACCCTGCTCCGCTCgtagtggcgactccactggggatgataaaaatcaactatttttaaaacataaacataaagacGTTTTcgtaattgttttcaaaaatggTTGCGATGGACATAATCGTTGACTTGCGCCTTATTGGCCACTTATTATCTACCGGACATATTCACACCTATTGCACAAATATTAGAAATATTCTCTTCTCATCCATTCTCTAGAAGTCCTTATTTAGCCCGATGCTCATAGCCGATCTCACGTCCCGACGTTCCATTCCAACATTCGAAACGTTTTATGCGGAGTAGCAGGACTCACAGCCCAGTACCTCGGTCCTTTCTACTCGTGATTTAGGAGAGCCATTAAAGGTATATCTGTCTATGGGGACCTTAAATCGGTTACTACCAATACCCaatgactcagcccacatgcattATAGCTTAATCATTACCCTGTAGGAAAAAACCTAATAAAATGTGTGTATTTGAGGCATGAATGTCAATGTAAGAATTCTGAGTCCATTTTATAAAAGTACCTATTTCAGTCTCAGTCTTAGCTTAGCGCTAACAAACTTTTATCAGCCTTCAAAATAAGATTTTTAAAAACATCTTGTTAGGCCATATCTAAATACCAGATCTGATCAAGTAAAACTCCCTTATTTAGTTAAACCTTTAGTATCCAGTCCAGTCGAGTGTCTGTCCATGCACTTGACTAGCCGCTGGGCAAAATTACCTTTCAGATTACAAAACGGACCGCCAGGTCTACTTTCCAAGTTTACACACCTTCAAAATAGGACAAACAATTCTTACATTGACTATTGCCACTTGTCAATTTAGAACTGCTAAGGAGAGACTTGCAGGTATACGTCGACCTTTGCATTGCGATGCGAGGGTCCAAACCTAAAATCCTAGGAATGAAACCTCGCCCAGAATTCATGTGagggagaaataaggttggaagaaACAAATTGTCTCTATGATATCAAACTTCTCTATGTGCTATCTGCTATGTGCTATATGTTAAATTAGATCTacatatcatgcatctcatgcatCATGAATTCTATACATCATAATTCATAAACAAATCGTTTGTGGATGCAGCCAGTAAGGAAGCTCGTCTGGCTCTGATACAAGCCAATCTTGATTAGCTAAGGGAGGAGATCATGGATTTTGTCAAGAAGCATACTGATGACTTGAAAAAGTGGTTTGCAAAACTCATGAAGTCCCGAGAGGGGACATGAATCGTCCAAGAAGGTGAGCCATCGTCTGCCATTAGGAGGGAAAATATCGCTAATGACCTCATGGAAGAAATGAGAAAGAAAGACGATGCAGAGAAAAAGCGTAGGGAAGAGTATGACAGACTTAAAGGCAAACAACTAAGTCGCCTACCACCGATTAGAACTGGTTCATTAACATTTTGTATGAAGAACACAAAGCGGAAATGGAGAGCGAAAAGCTCAAAAATCTCGACTCAACCCAATCTGACTCATATCAAGATTTGGAAAGGAAAATAGAACAACTCATGGAAAATATGCTAGGGAAAAATACCAATCAGTTCATCATcttgaataaatattttttagaagaGGATGAGAAGCTACCGGAAAAGTTCAAAATGCATGACCTTAGTCGTTTCAATGGAAGAGGCGATCCTTGCGCTCATCTCAAACAATTCATTTCTGTAATGAGTATACGATCCTAACAACAAAACAGATTGGTGGAGTCTTCCCGATGTTGCTAGAAGGAAACACAACTCGTTGGTACTACGATCCTAACAAAAAAACATATCAGTGGAGTCTTCCCGATGTTGCTAGAAGGAAACACAGCTCGTTGGTACTACGACCTGCCTATGAAGATGAGAGGAGACTATCGTGAATTACCCACCACTTTCATGAATTAATACAGCTGCGGATCTAAGCTAGAAGTCACCCTAAGATATTTAGAACTGAAAAATAGAAACCTAGAGAACCATTCTTCAAATTCCTCGCAGGATGGATTGATAAGGTTGCCTTGTTGAAAGAGAAGCCGTCTGAGAAGGATAGAATCAGAATCGTGGTTAAGAACGTTCACCCATATTGGGTGAAACGGCTCCAGAATATGAATCCTAAGACCTTCGACGGTTTTCTAGATGATGGAATGCACGAGGAggaaattgaaactgaaaagaAGCGTAATGCCACGACATGAGGTTATCGGTCAATTTACTAGCCAGCCAACAAAAGCGCTAGTGTGAATTTTTTCCAAAGATAAGGGACAAGGGGCAGTAAGTTTTCAGAATTCCCCCTCTCTCTTACGAAGGTCCTAGACAGATTGATGAAGCACAATCTCCTATAGCCTAGAACACCCAAGAATCCTCAAATCCTAATGCGCCGAATTACAATCCCAACACTCATTGCAAGTTCCATCAGACACTTGGGCATCACACTGATTAGTGTATCACACTAAAACATGCCATTCAAGATCTGATAGATGACAAAAAGATCACTACTCCATCAATAGGACAAACTAACACGCAAAACAATCCACTGTCAAATTACCATGAGGCAAAACTGCCGGAGAACTTGTATGCTATAAATTCTGGCCTAACTCATGATGAGGTCATGaattcttttactgatgctaaTTTCGTGGACCCAGAGAAAACAAAGGTCATACGAGAGACACCGGTTGAAAAGCCTCTAACACTTCTATTCCAACCGTTAAAGTCACAAGGACTGATAGACCATCCTCCATGGAATAACGAGCTGTGCGAATATCAAAGAGATTTCGGCCATTTGACAAAAAGCTGCGCAGAGTTGAAAAGCACCATCATGAGCCTAATCAAACAATGGAAGATTGAGGAGCCTTCCTTCCAGATAATGAAGATCGATGGTGGTCATGAGAATGAGAAGACCGAGAAAGAGGTCATGGGCTCCTTTTCTGACATCAAACCTCCCAGACAGATGGACACGTTAGGATAGCCATCCGTAAAGTATGATTTTCTTGTGTATTATACACCCTCACCCATGATCCCCCTCGAGGATATTGTACGTATCATATGGGGTCCATAATTTGATGATCTCGGCCAGATAGTAACACCTCTAAACAAGCTGAAGTTCAAATTGCCAAAACTATGAGGGCCATTAATGTTTGGTGTAATTCGGACAAAAAGGATGACTAGAAGAAATAATGTTCAAGAAAGGCTCAAGAACTGACCCTTAGAACATAAACGAAATCCTCCTGCATGATAGACCAACTCAATCAGAAAAAACAGGAGAGTCGAACGAAATACCTGTCTGGATCAACGGATTGCAAGTAAGGTAGGTTGGTAGAACCGGTGCAAGTCAGACTATTTGAGACCTGCTCATACGTTCCAAAGATCATCGGAAGGCAATGGTACAAGCATTGTCTACAATGCCCATCAAACTAGATGTGACTCATGCATTTATTTTTAGCCAACTAACGGAGAAAAAGGCTGGTGCCATTATCTTTACAGAAAACAATCTACCCTTAGAAGGGAGACATCACACCGAAACATTGTACAATATAGCTGAAATCATGGGAAAGCGCACCGATACTGTTATGGTCGATGGTGGATCTACCATTAATAGCATTGATCTAGCCAAGGCTCGGATTAACCCGAGCAACCCTGAAACCGTCAAAAGTGGTCATCATGGCCTATGACGAGACGAGGAGAGGGGTAAAAGGGAcctttaaaatcataattaagaCTGGACCCATCAAAGCGTGGATAGAATTCATCGTGCTAGACATACCGGTTACCTTCTTTGTGTGCTAGAAAGGTCGTGGTTTCATGAGCTTGGAGGGGTACCTTTTACGTTACACCAGAAAATCAACTCACTCTTTCTTTAACTGCTCTTTTATCaataataattttctcttttgatgattgacaagaaaaaaaaaagtatggtCCTTCTCGTTGAAATGAGAATCGTGTATTTCGGTATTATCATTTGACATATTTGGATTAATGGTGAAAACAGTAAATTGGCATGTGATATTGTTCAACAATTACAAATAGCAGTCTAAAATCTTGGGAACTGAACTTGATCAGCACATCTTCCTCTTGGCAGGATTGGACATTGAATGAGGTCAGACCCAGAAGTGTTGACACACATGTAAATTTGGAAGAGCTGACTATTTTTAGATCCATCAACATTGCATTCTATTCCAGGAGTGTATCCAGTAGCTTCTTTTATGGCTTCTTCAATGCTGCTTAGTTCATAAAATCCATCATTTGCTTTGATTCCAGCATTGTTCAGAATTTGCAGAAGGTTGAGTTTGGCCTTGAGATTAAGTGCTGATTGGAAATAATCATGTtggtccagttctgattcggaGCAGGTTCCGTGCTTTATCCATTCATGTGACCAGAATTTGTGGCCATCGCCGGTAGGGCAGGCTAGTGTTGGCCAATTCTTCTGCAGACTGCTTGTCAAGTCTGATAACTGTACATAccataaattaattatgtttaatcttACTCGTATTTCGCCATacaatatcaaattaaattaaatgtttcCATATGGTACTGGAGaaaatgaattatataaaagaTAGAGCTTAAAATATTTCATCAAGACTTACCATATGTATGATCATAactataaagtaaaataaacaaAGTTGCTCCAGCATGATCATAAATATTAAGTAAAATAAACAAAGTTGCTCTAGCTTGATACTATTTGAGTATCTCGAGAgataattagattaaattatacttaattaattttttattaagtcTGAAAGACAACTTACTCACTACTTAAAGTACTAGTATCTTTCATAGATCAGATTAGCTGCTTATGAAAATAAGCCATCAACACAGCTCCCTGTAATAACTACTTtacattataatttaaaaatttctaaaataatgTTACTAAAAAAAGTATGATCAGTTTTTGAATTTCATCTTCCAACTCACCGCTACAATAACAACAATTCAACTAAATAATTTTTGTAAGTTCAAAAAGAACTAATTATAACATAATATTAATAtggttatatttttttgaggacaaactatttttaaaattcaaaattttgggTTTTCTTTGAAATATgactattttgttttttaatttctagTATTATTTTCAAggcaaaaggtttaaaataacTCTCGTAGTTGTCACAAAAATATAGATTAATCCTTAAACTAATTTTGGAAACAATTAAGTCCTTTTTATTGTCAAAATAGAACAAATGAATCATTTTTTCCAACACCATTAGGAACGCCTGCTAATTGCTGACAAATCTCTCATAACCAtatagaaaaaaagttcaaaaataattttaatacttaaaatatttataaaacactTAAGGGGCTAAGTGtccaaaaagtaaattaaaagggCTTAAATGCTCTTTCCAAAATTAGATGACTTTTTtacacaatttaaaaatatcaaatgctTAAATGGTCCAGGAAAAACTTAAAGGGCTTAAGTGTTCTTTTTGAAAAACTTGaagggttttttttattttttgcctatttccaatttgaaagtttttttacaattatgtcaaaattttaatttcattttctaaattttaatttttgcgttttttttatcaataatgaccaaactttttcatttttcataatcatgtcttatttgaaatttatttttaaaattacattcaaaatttaaaaaatttatccttttgaaattcaaacatttgcatttttttatcattgtCAAATTTTcatagtaattatttttttaaaagttagaaAACACTTTAATATTTGATCATAACTGATAAATTAAGGAAGTAAAGTTTTGAACTTAAAAGTATAAAACTCAACATTACAAGTGCGAAAAAAGATCTTTCGAATGTCACAAAATAGATTCAGATAAAGAAAGGATAAACTCagtcttaaatttttaaactataaatcTTTTGAATAACtgataactaaattaaattttgtatgTTTTAGGTCCCTAAACTTATTAAAAAATGCATATTTAAGTCCTTTTGTTAAGAGCGTACGATTTTCACATCAAAATTGATGAGTTACTTGTTAAAAAATACCAcataattaacaaattttattttggacATCCATCGAAGGATTTGAAGACACGTTTTTCTTGAGTTCACGGACCAGAAAgagacaaaatttaatttagagACCAGTTAATCAAAAGATTTATAGTTTATGGACCTAATAATGgattaagccttttttatattaaataattagtcgaaaaataatttaaagttaaatattttcaaatttattatgttaattCAGATATTTGATTAGGCTCTAGATTTTAGGAAATAATAGTTTAATTAACTATAATGATTtcttgttttgtaatttaaatttagactAATCTATACTAAAAATGAGTTGAGGGgctaaattgaattttattttggcaatGAAACTccttataatattaatttcatCCAATCCATAAAATTTGACGAGTTGAAAGGATCGATTGATAAAAAAGTTAGTTTAGTGTATATTAACCACTCCATACATGTTTAAGAAATAAATGAATACTTAAGTCCATATAAAAGTCAGTAAAAGTTTCTCGATCACGTTATGTTTTCTTTCCATGTCAGAtgataatatcaaaaataactacctgagatttatcataaatactGTCAGGATTGCAGCTGGAAGGGTAGCTACCATCGTTGTAATTAGGCCAGAGACCATGAATCCCGAAATCCGCAGTAGGCTTCCCAGTTTTTGGATAGCAACAGCTATGCCTTGTGTCACAGTATGATCCTGGCCACTGCACATTatcattatcatcatcatcatataTTGTTGCAAcgtattatataaataaaacatataaagtaGTTTATTAATTACCTGTTGGACGAAgtagaaaaaatcaaaatcctGAGAATGGCCAAGAACCGAAAGATAGTGCAGTATCAAAAGCTTAAAGACGATTGAGAacttatttttcatatttattaacTGATATTCAATGTTTGTGTAATTAACTGTTTTATAGATGTGGGGTTGGTTGCTTCTTGAAACGTAAAGCTTTATAGAAAATGAGGTtacttcttctttttatttatatccaaacttTAAGGTTGTCATGCACAGAATATGCCATTGCATTTCCATTTGTTTATCCGTTTTTTATTACATACTTGCGCTACATTAATCGTATTCTTAAAGATTTGTCTTTTGATAGAAGTTTTCTTAAAGATTGTAATCtttttatttactttctttATTTTCCGGTATACTAAATCATAACTTGTAAAAATCTTTAAAAGACATAACCTCTAGAAACATattgtttgaaattaaaagtaaaatttattattttcacaaTTCAAATCACCAATTGAAAGTTTTGATGCTGTGAAATCTACATGCATGCAGAGAGATTAAAACGATAATAATTTAATGTGTCACTTATTCATTGGTTGAAAATGACTTACAACTTAGtaaattgcaccaatgaatgagtgtcatgTCAGCACCGTGactaaattgagaaaacgtataaaagttggtgaatttttatgacactaccctttattaaaaagaaaaaaaaagaatttatgaTTAGCAATAATTGGATTTTAATtggaaattcaaattataaaaaaataaaatttatatatcatattgtaaaaattaaagtgttgctatttacattttaaacctttaaGATATAGAATTACAAAAGGCTTaatggcataaaaaatcataaactttagcgtgttttgcaaatttaacataaactttcaattttgacaaattaaaacacaaacttttaattttttgcaattttagcaccgatcaattttccttcaaaaaattagagaaaaatgctgatgtggatgctggaatagtggttattccggtgtacacatcagtatttttttcacgaaaaattggtcggtgctaaaattgccaaaaatcaaaagtttttgtattaatttgccaaaattgaaagtttatgttaaatttgcaaaacacgctaaagtttgtgattttttacgcaattaagccATTACAAAATGAATGAAAAACAGTATAGAATTTCAaaggttaattatttaataaactgaaaaaatgGTGAAAATACTGATGCTTATCACTTCCGTGTTCAattctctttaaatttttatacacaatttgagttaaaaaaaaggtgaaaaacatAGAACTCTACTAGTTGGAACCTAAAACTCTACCAATTTGAACCTAAAACCATTCTCTTTTTTAGggtaattgaatttaaaatggTGATGAAGGTAATGGATAGAAGAAGTGTCGTCTAAGGCATAAACTTGTATATTTGTCTACGATGCCTCAACTATAAGTGTTCCCCTAATTTTGACTTGATCATTTGCTGACTTGTAAGATAAGCTTGGAGCTATAATTTAAAGAGCAACTTACTCTAGGTTCcccatatatataataatttacagtttgacacctttttattttaaaatcaaacaatttgataattcaattttaattttgcaaaCACTTACaactttatataaaatataagtatcaaattgttaacggaattaaaTGTGAAGCACCAAATCTTTTGTAAATAAGATAACAAatcgttaatataattaaaattgaagtaccaaattattaaaataattgaaagtgaGATACCGAAtcgtttaaaagtaaatatcaaaTCATTAATGGAACTAACATAAACCCCAAATTAATTGTTGACGGAATTAAAACTAAGTTAtaaaatcgtttgattttcaaataagaggtaCGAAACTgtgaattattataaatatgaagagtcttaaagtaatttgctctatcTTAAATAGTATAAACGTTAAGCAGCAATTTGATAGATCGTGATCTTGATTTCTCCCGCATACAAGTCATCTTCccaataattttgataaaacaaaACCCAAAAATAAGGTTCTAATTAGTATAGTAATTTGAAAAGAAACATCACATGCCAATTGGAGCTACATGCcccttttaaaattaattgtcaCGTTATTgtactattaaattaattatagttaataaTATATAGAAAAAGTTAGCTATAGTTGGATGCATGACTCATTGCTTGTTTTGATCCAATCAATAAGTAAACCTTAATCTAAAAGTAGGTGTCTGATATAGAATATATGTAAAActaaaaagttatttaataaaaataaaagaatatgttttattttcaataGAATATTTACTcgataaaaattgtaaaatagcGATTCCaatatatttgattataaaaattattaaatttttgctGATTTAAGTAGCAATGttccccttcaacttgtaagccaTGGGCTATTAACATATAGATTAATTTTACTGGCAAATCAATAAACGAATTTGGTGATTATGACAATTAGCTTATTTTGGCAAAAGTTTAGggaataaattttcaatttaagatacaattaacttataaaattaaaggggaaaattgctaaaatgggacaAATTTCCCATAATCAgcaagttcgtgtactgattgcccataaagttaatttatgtgttaattgcccattgcttacaagtttagaggcatattgccacttaaaTCAATTTTTGCTTTATATCCAAATACTCtatatatactttttattttttttgtttatgataaaaaatatttaaatcatcaatttattttatttttcagtttgaaAATTTAAGGGTCTATTAATAATCTTACGTcattctaatttaaataaatgattataattaaaactgaaaaattagataaaattttaatctttaaaatttgGCCATAAACAAGATAAGTAATAAAAAGAGATATTTTCTAATGATTAAGCCGTAtctttttaagttattttattttaatcgttaaatttttattttgtaatgaatTTCATTCCAACTGAAGTTGAAGCCAAATATCAAATGATAACGGATACATATTTTgaaaaaggaataaaattatatatgtccCTATAGTTGAGAAAGGTGCAAATATGTTCATAACATGTAAAGATACTACAACTAACTATATTACTTAAAAAGAATCCAAAAAAATGATACAAATTtacatattaatttagattaaaagAAGAATGAGAAGAAGAGTGATATGTTTgctaataatttatttcatcTCGTTTTTTCGATTATTTTTTGATTAGTCTTGATTATTTTTAGTtgctttttagttttttttaattgctttttaattgttttttgattgcttttatttttatttaatttgacttccatttttttattgttcttCACTTGTTCTTTTGTagctctttatatttttttttatgaataaagattttattaaagccacaagaagtggcTACTCAAGACTACTCAAAACTTACGCCACTTAAGGCTACGACTCTGAAAGAAAAGAGCAAACTACAAGAAAATAGAATCCGGA
This window contains:
- the LOC126686010 gene encoding ribonuclease 3-like, with amino-acid sequence MKNKFSIVFKLLILHYLSVLGHSQDFDFFYFVQQWPGSYCDTRHSCCYPKTGKPTADFGIHGLWPNYNDGSYPSSCNPDSIYDKSQLSDLTSSLQKNWPTLACPTGDGHKFWSHEWIKHGTCSESELDQHDYFQSALNLKAKLNLLQILNNAGIKANDGFYELSSIEEAIKEATGYTPGIECNVDGSKNSQLFQIYMCVNTSGSDLIQCPILPRGRCADQVQFPRF